One window of the Trifolium pratense cultivar HEN17-A07 linkage group LG2, ARS_RC_1.1, whole genome shotgun sequence genome contains the following:
- the LOC123905354 gene encoding uncharacterized protein LOC123905354 → MHWEWKNCPKAWEGQFTRGDKGTTTVILEAVASHDLWIWHAFFGCPGTLNDINVLDRSPVFDDVEQGKTPSVNFYVNQRPYDMTYYLADGIYPSYPTFVKSIRLPQSEPDKLFAKYQEGCRKDIERAFGVLQARFKIIREPARLWDIADLSIIMRSCIILHNMIVEDERDSYAQRWTDFEQSEESGSSAPRPYSTEVLPAFANHVRARSEFRDQKAHHELQADLVKHIWTKFGMFQD, encoded by the coding sequence ATGCACTGGGAGTGGAAAAATTGTCCTAAAGCATGGGAAGGTCAATTTACTAGGGGGGATAAGGGAACCACCACAGTTATTCTTGAAGCAGTTGCATCTCATGATCTATGGATCTGGCATGCCTTTTTTGGATGTCCGGGAACGTTGAACGACATAAACGTTCTAGACCGTTCACCTGTTTTTGATGACGTGGAACAGGGAAAGACTCCAAGTGTGAATTTCTATGTGAATCAACGTCCCTATGATATGACATACTATCTAGCCGATGGTATCTACCCTTCTTATCCAACTTTCGTCAAATCTATTAGACTTCCTCAAAGTGAACCCGATAAGTTATTTGCAAAATATCAGGAGGGATGTCGGAAGGACATCGAACGTGCATTTGGAGTGCTTCAAGCTCGATTTAAAATCATCCGTGAACCAGCTCGCTTGTGGGACATAGCCGATCTGAGTATCATCATGAGGTCTTGCATCATATTACATAATATGATTGTTGAGGATGAGCGAGATTCATATGCTCAACGTTGGACCGATTTTGAGCAGTCTGAGGAAAGTGGATCTAGTGCACCGCGACCATATTCAACCGAGGTATTACCCGCTTTTGCAAATCATGTGCGTGCTAGATCTGAGTTCCGTGATCAAAAAGCTCATCACGAATTGCAAGCAGATCTAGTGAAGCACATATGGACCAAATTTGGAATGTTTCAGGATTAA
- the LOC123911172 gene encoding uncharacterized protein LOC123911172, protein MDPNNSSNYPNNSQNPNNSQNSNNYQNPNNYQNPNNYQNSNQFFNQYPQNTPNFGLTPNFNQSSFVPNFHPYYGTMLRNPSQTPPFNGYMPMVNENFSSGGTTNFPEFSTQLTIVNEDSTPVSKKNHQPSWNTEQNLVLISGWIKFGTSSVVGKNQKGETYWGQIADYCNEHCSFDPPRDGVACRNRFNYMNKILGKWIGAYDGAKRLQGSGWSENDVLAKAQEIYACGKNVRFTLMEEWNALRDQPRYSSQVGSGSSGSKRSHESDACGSNSVGSSARPIGRDAAKKKGKKKASTPTEVVDKEWDTYMKMREKEVEHLAMVVSNQQEKNRLKKMKMYLKLSSDENLDDRKKAMLDTLAQELFP, encoded by the coding sequence atggatcccaacaattcttctaattatcccaacaattctcaaaatcccaacaattctcaaaactccaacaattatcaaaaccccaacaattatcaaaatcccaacaattatcaaaattcaaatcaatttttcaatcaatatcctcaaaacacacctaattttggtttaacaccaaatttcaaccaatcatcCTTTGTTCCAAATTTTCATCCATATTATGGAACTATGCTGAGAAATCCATCTCAAACACCCCCGTTTAATGGTTACATGCCGATGGTTAATGAAAATTTTTCGAGTGGTGGTACAACTAACTTTCCCGAATTTTCAACACAATTAACTATTGTTAATGAAGATTCAACTCCTGTGAGCAAGAAAAACCATCAACCATCATGGAACACTGAACAAAATTTGGTGCTAATTAGTGGGTGGATCAAATTTGGAACAAGCAGTGTTGTCGGGAAAAACCAGAAAGGTGAAACATATTGGGGTCAAATTGCTGACTATTGTAATGAGCATTGCTCATTCGATCCTCCGCGTGATGGAGTTGCATGCCGAAACCGTTTTaattatatgaacaaaatacTGGGTAAATGGATTGGCGCTTATGATGGCGCTAAGCGTCTCCAAGGAAGTGGTTGGTCCGAGAATGATGTTTTGGCAAAAGCGCAGGAAATATATGCATGTGGGAAGAATGTTCGGTTCACTTTAATGGAAGAATGGAATGCTCTCCGTGATCAACCACGTTATAGTAGTCAAGTAGGATCTGGAAGTAGTGGATCTAAGAGATCTCACGAGAGTGATGCATGTGGCTCAAACTCTGTAGGATCTAGTGCTCGTCCTATAGGTAGGGATGCAGCcaaaaagaagggaaaaaagaaaGCTTCCACACCCACAGAGGTGGTGGACAAAGAATGGGATACTTACATGAAAATGAGGGAGAAAGAGGTGGAACATTTGGCAATGGTAGTTTCCAATCAACAAGAGAAAAACAGacttaagaaaatgaaaatgtatCTGAAGTTAAGTTCTGATGAGAATCTCGATGACCGGAAGAAAGCCATGTTGGACACATTGGCCCAAGAACTGTTTCCATAA
- the LOC123911171 gene encoding uncharacterized protein LOC123911171: MDPSSDDFDVAAYLQNREVEDTYVLNRFRERRKKILEDGAPRSRKYVNRDHPAANQRLIDDYFADEPTYDDAMFRRRYRMQKHLFLRIVGDLSSSDNYFTQRADAAKKEGISPLAKCTTAMRMLAYGMAADAVDEYIKIGGTTALECLRRFCKGIIRLYEQEYLRAPTQDDLQKILHVSELRGFPSDIEAEEAHIEKEVEPKKKRGPTRMLDVWDMDDDDVIIVNLDKYGRPIGKEGGILNRFIGSMVRRKQFAPIKYTSWKEMPLKQKSAMLKKIESKFEFIPPINDTTREMLKSELNDKWKQWKTDLKGKAYDPSKTEEEVASVVPDSRVDPDQWRELVHHWFSEKAQKISKINRQNRAKFEDVHHLGTKSLPIFIDEKKKKGNGVSPKRKEIYIDTRTRKDGSIVSEKASRVIEELKKHDNEVETSQSVQEIQSHMPWMDDIYSKVQGPEKRGPVRCMGKIPKPKKLKASLSENQELRDKVKQMQEQQNNTNAVLVNVLSLIQNRFSGEDVNDILRAARQVTDSSSSPNQTDSPNPYTNED, translated from the exons ATGGATCCATCAAGCGATGATTTTGATGTCGCAGCCTACTTGCAAAATCGTGAAGTTGAAGACACTTATGTACTCAACCGATTTAGAGAGCGTCGGAAAAAAATATTGGAAGATGGTGCACCTCGTAGTAGAAAATATGTCAATAGAGATCATCCAGCTGCAAACCAAAGACTAATTGACGACTACTTTGCCGATGAGCCTACATATGACGATGCAATGTTTCGTCGTCGGTACCGcatgcaaaaacatcttttccTTCGAATCGTTGGGGACCTTTCAAGTAGTGATAACTACTTCACCCAGCGAGCTGATGCTGCCAAGAAAGAAGGTATATCACCTTTAGCAAAATGTACCACAGCAATGCGAATGTTAGCATACGGTATGGCAGCAGATGCGGTCGATGAGTACATCAAAATAGGAGGTACTACTGCATTAGAGTGCTTACGTAGATTTTGTAAAGGAATCATACGATTGTATGAGCAAGAGTATCTCAGAGCACCAACCCAAGATGACCTGCAAAAAATACTACATGTAAGTGAACTACGGGGGTTCCCTTCTGATATAGAAGCGGAAGAAGCTCATATTGAAAAAG AAGttgaacctaaaaaaaaaagaggccCAACAAGAATGTTAGATGTATGGGatatggatgatgatgatgtcaTAATTGTTAATTTGGATAAATATGGTCGACCCATTGGTAAGGAAGGGGGAATTCTTAATCGTTTCATAGGAAGTATGGTTCGAAGGAAACAATTTGCTCCCATCAAATACACATCTTGGAAAGAGATGCCCTTAAAGCAAAAATCTGCTATgttgaaaaaaattgag TCCAAATTTGAGTTCATTCCTCCTATAAATGACACAACAAGGGAAATGTTGAAATCTGAGTTGAACGACAAGTGGAAACAATGGAAGACCGATTTAAAAGGAAAGGCATATGATCCAAGTAAAACAGAAGAAGAAGTTGCATCTGTTGTACCAGATAGTAGGGTTGATCCCGATCAATGGAGAGAATTGGTTCATCATTGGTTTTCTGAAAAAGCCCAA aaaataagtaaaattaataGACAAAATCGTGCTAAGTTTGAAGATGTTCATCATCTGGGTACAAAAAGTCTCCCAATATTTATTGATGAAAAG aaaaaaaaaggcAATGGAGTATCACCCAAACGTAAAGAGATTTACATTGATACTCGTACCCGTAAAGATGGTTCAATTGTTAGTGAAAAAGCTTCAAGAGTGATT GAAGAACTAAAGAAACATGATAATGAGGTTGAAACATCTCAATCGGTCCAAGAGATACAAAGTCACATGCCTTGGATGGATGATATATATTCCAAAGTACAAGGACCTGAAAAAAGAGGACCAGTGCGTTGTATGGGCAAGATTCccaaacccaaaaaattgaaaGCTTCTTTGTCCGAAAATCAAGAGTTACGCGATAAAGTTAAGCAAATGCAAGAACAACAAAACAATACAAATGCGGTGTTGGTAAATGTGTTGTCATTGATTCAAAATCGATTTTCTGGAGAAGATGTGAATGACATTTTACGAGCTGCAAGACag GTTACTGATTCTTCTAGTTCCCCTAACCAAACGGATTCTCCGAATCCATACACTAACGAAGATTAA